From the genome of Hyphobacterium sp. CCMP332:
GAGGCCGGTCCGTCTCGGATGCGACGCGCAGAGCCAATCGAGGCCGACTAAGGGTGCTTGCTGAGTATTTTGGAAAAGGCACCGACATTCGCTCCATTACCCAGCGGCAAATGGAGGCCTTTCGTGACACGCTTTTGGACCTGCCCCGCGACCCGTTTCGGTCGCTGCCGGACACTCCTGTTGCCGAGATGCCCGCAGTTGCAAAAGCGCGCGGGCTGCCGATTGCTGATCGAAACAATGCTCGGATGACTATGGAGACGGCGTCGTCATTTTTGAGGCGGTTTGTTCAGCGTGGACTGTTAGCCAGAGACCCATGTGTTGGACTAACAATCAAGAAAGACCCACGAGCGCCGCGCAAACGCCGGTCATTCACTGCTGGTGAGCTTCAGTCGCTTTTTGATGCGACACCCTACTCTATCCAAAGCGATGCTGAGCAGCTGTTTGACGGAGCCTATTGGGTTCCGCTGATAGCGTTGTTGTCAGGTATGCGGCTGGCAGAGATCTGCCAGCTCTGGACCGACGATATCGCTGCCATAGACGGAATAATGGCCATCCGGGTGAAGCACGACCCCGATCGCGGGCAACGCCTAAAGACAAATGGTAGTGAGCGGATCATTCCAGTCCATAGCGAGCTTGCCCGTCTTGGACTTGATAGGTGGGCAACACATCGCACCGCCGATGGCCCTGAGCGGTTATTTCCCGATATTCCGATTAGTAAGTCTGGATCGGCATCAGACGTTTTCTCCAAACGCTTCTCCTATCGGATGAAGCGTTTGGGACTAACGGGCAGAGGGTTGGTCTTCCACAGCTTCAGACACACTTTCGTTGATGCGATGCGAAATTGCGGGCTGGACGATGCAACCCAAAAGACAATTGGTGGCTGGGCGGCGAAAGACGTTCATTCTCAGTACGGAAGCGGCCCTAACGTAGGGCATCTAAAGAAGGCTATCGATAAAGTGCGGTTTAAGGACGCCCACCACGATCTCACCCTTCAGAGCTTGCCGGTATTTGATCAAAACTGACTGGCACTCAATTTTGAACCGGGGTTCACTACGCGCTAAAAACTGACCATTGTGAGCCAAAAAAAGCCGGTATTGGGCACATTGTGAGCTTCAAACCGGCGAATTTTGGTTTTTCCCGCCATTTCGTGACCCATCGCGACATGCACTGAAGCTATTGTGTCGCCCCCCGCCCGCTCGCTGGCGCTCACGAGCGGGCGGGGGGCGACACTCTTCCAGTTCGCGCACCTCTCGATGGGTCAATAGGTAGCTCTGCAAGGCGGGAACTGGGACAATGTTTTCGCGCGGGCGCTGGGTTTCAAAAATCTCAAACGCGATGAGCGCATCTAGGAGCCGTTGGACGCCGGAATTCTCTGCACTCGTTGAAAGCCGCCATATTCCGCAGCGCGAGCAACAAAGTCTTGGTACTCGTTTATATCGGAGAGAGCACGGACAGCCAGGAACGAGGCCTTAAACCACAATTCTGATCCTGACGGCGGCGCAGATGAAAGTTGATAAAGGCGCTGATCAACGGGCACCATTGCTTGAGTTGAACCCGGGTTCAATTCAGAAGCAACCCACGCCGAAAAACGGCATATCTAGTTTGCATCATCAGTCTGTCGAGGTCCGGTCCGAAGCGCCCTGACTAGCCGCTTCGATCGAACCTCGAATTTCGGTCAGCAGGAGTTGGAGGCTAGGAACAGGCACTATGTTCTCGCGTCGGTCTAGCCGTTCGAACATCTGAAGACGTTCAAGCCGGTTTAGTACTTCCTTTCGGAAGTTGCTTTGTGACGCGTAATGCAATCCACCTAACTCGAGTATGTCTGAAAGAAATCTACCAAGAGCCCTGTCACTTCTAAGCGTCGATGCTGCGACCGCACAGACTTTAGTCCAGGAGCGAAAGTGATCAGGCGTGGTTTGAACCAATTGACCTAAACGATTGGCAACCGCTTGCACCACGCGCAGTGAACCTGGGTTCATGCCGCGGTCCCAGCGTATCAACCCTTCCGCCCCTAGTTCTTGATGTTCGGTGAAGGGTACCTCGGGTCGCCCATCCCCCCTTACCCACCTTCGTTCAACGCGCACGAGTTCGGGTGCCTTTGCATAAACCATAACATTTTCATTTGCGCTTTTTCTGTATGAGAAGGACAAGCCATTCTTTTGTCGGTCGAGCAGGGTGTTTGGTTCATAGATCTGGCTGGCTGGTGAAAGCCCGCGTGCTCGCGCATCGTAATAACCACGTCTAACAGCACTGATGCTGTCGTCCGCGTAAAGCTCTACGTAATGTTCGAGGCGATCGACGCGCCAATCCCGCCAGTTGATGAGCATGCTGTCAGGCTGATCGTAATTATAAAGCTGCCGAGCAGTGCGGGGATCCCAGCCAATTTCAATGATATCTAGACCTGACCGCAACAGGTTCTCGAGCAGAACTCGCCGGAAGTCGCGCAAGGCGAGCTGGAGCAGCAGCGGATGCCTTAGCATGGTATTTCTACGCATGCCGGGAGGGATAAAGTTTGTATTGCCGTCGAGGGTTTCGCGTCGAAGTCGCGCAGCCTTTTCAGCCGTCGGCATGTGATTGATCGTCTGTTCGGTGATGTTACCGCCGTTTTGAGCCGCCATCGCCGCCCAACGGGTGGGGTTGATGGTTAGATGAATAGATAAGCGTCCGCCTCGATCCAGCGGATAGTGCACCAATTCTGCATTCCAAGCAGCATGTCGCCAGTTTGAGCTCTGGCGCTTGCGGCGGATGTGATGCCCATATTTTACAAACGCATAGCCGTTGTCTGCTGGGTTACCAGACGGAGCGATCAGCTCTTGTATGCGTTCCCAATCTTGTTGCCGCTCATACGTGACGTGACATCTTGGGAAAGAAACAACCAGTAAATCCGTGAGAACATCAGCTTCGCAAAGTTCATGGGTTTCGCTTAGCGGGCGATACATCCCAGGCCGAACAAGGTTTGATGGGATGTCGGTCATTCCTCCATGTATAAACAGAAGTATTGGACGCTGATACTCCAAACGGGTATCATCTCTGATGAAACCCTTCGCCTCACCTCTAGACAATCGTGTTTCCGCATTCGGGGATATTATCGCCACTCCCCAGCGCGGAACTCTGATGGGCAATCGCGGATGCCTTCACGATGATGAGGAGAAAATCTGTCGCGAGTGGAGGGGGCTTCGCTGGATAATTTGCGAGCTTTCCTACTATGGCCAAAAAGAACATTTACGAAGACCCGGATCATACACCCCGCTATTCTTCGAAAACGAAGCGAGCGCGCTTGCCGCAGGCCACAGACCGTGCGCGCTATGCCGCCGAGGTGCTTACCGGCGCTTCAAGAGCAGCGTCGAAATGGCGAAGGGTTTGAGCCCGGGTTCACTGACGGCAAATTCGCTCGACGAGCTTTTGCATATCGATAGGCTGGTGCCGTTAGACCACAGGCGAACATTGGCCGAGGCCGAGGTATTTGGTCTGCCTGACGGGGCAGTGATCGCTAGAGGAAAGCGATCGTACTGGGTTCAGGACGGCAGGTTGAATGCAATGGCTTGGCCATCAAATCGGAAAACGAAAACACAGGATGGTTCCTTCGTTCTGCTGACCCCTGAGATCTCCACGGCGGCCCTGGCGACTGGTTATGACGCGAGAAATCATTTGGGCGGATTAGGCGGAAACTCCGCTCGCTGTTAGTGTCAGTCACATAAAGGCGAGCAGCTAGTTGGCGTGATTATCGGATGACCGGCCCAATCCACCGTTTCAGAAAACTAGTGCATGATGAGCTGGTTCCATATTACTGCACCAATCCAAGACTGAAATGCGAGCCTTGCGGGTTTGATGAAGGTCGAAAGACCGTTGATCCAGTTGACGTAGAGTATTTTCTTCGCGCTTGGGACTTGGGACTTCTTATCCCAGTAGGTGAGGGCCGGTATGTTTCGACACGCGGCAGTGTTTCCGAACCGCTGTTCTGGGAAGGGCCCAAAGCGGAAAGTCCTAGGCGATTTTGGTTTTGGCTTGAGCCAATAATCACTTTCGGCGGAATGGCCCGTCTTCACCATGACTTCGATTGGCCGCCCGAATTGATAGGCAACCAATCACCTGATTGGGCCTTCGATATTGTTGCTTATCCCAATCCTTCGGGCGCTGAGCGCATAGCCGGTGAGGTCAAGAAAACCAAGGGCGAAGTCGATCAACTAATTGAGCTCATGGCGAGGTTTTGTGCGAACCCAAAAGATATTGCCCTGTCAGGTGACAAAGGCCGGAACGCCTTCAAGAAGGTTGAAGGCTTGCGAGCAAGAAAAGCACCGATTTTCTGGGCTCTAGGACCGTCCGGTTATAGCAGACCATTCTCGGTGAATTATCTGCCGTCTGGCGTGATAGAACTTGAAGAGGCAGATCAATCAATTCTGAAAAATTAATCGTAACTTGGTTCGTTCTCAAAGGTGAGCACACCGTTTAAGAAGACTATAATGGATAAGTCCTTATCCAAGGCAGTTAGACCCGCCAGGACAGCCGGGAACGTTTATAGTTGATCTGTCGATCATATGCCACTTAAGGTGCGCAAGAGTTATTGCGGAATTCAAGTGCATAACGATTATGGCGCTCTCCAACGAACAACATAAATCTCTGATCGAGACCATTAAATCCATCACGGATCCCGAGCCCGTTTTTATTTTCTATCATTTTGATGTGGGCGACCGTGACGCAGAAATTCTCATCCGGCTCTTATTGCGTGAAGCAAAACCCTATGTTGACTTGGGAAAAGGGCGCGCCATCATGCATCACAAAGCTCACATACCAAATGGGCAGGATCATTTACACTTCAGAGTAAAGGGAAGCTGTATCGCAGCGATCAACAAGGATGGGTCCGCCCATGATCAAAGTCATGGGAAAACGCTGCAAAAGTGGGCAATGGACGGTGCTAGGGCGCACTACCCAGATTTTGTGGTCCCGCCTGATGGTCTCATAGAGCAGTTGTTTATGTTCACTGAAGATCAGGTTCTTCATGAAGCGATGAAGAGCAAAGCTATTTTAGCTTCCCCAGAACTGATGCAGTTAGCTGAACAAACGGTGGTTCAGCGCTGATCAATGCCTTCGGCACGACCCCTTTCATCGTGATAAAATCCACCGTGCCGACAGCTAGGTTATGCATGTTCTTGGCAGCAGCCCTAGTGCCAAGTTCGCTTTCTCGGACAAAAGCCTTGGCTTTCCTTCTCTGAACCCGGGTTCAATCCTCTTCTTGGAACACATGCTGGCGGTGATAGGCCAGCCGTTCTCGATGAGCGTCGCGAATGGGGATGCATTGTTGGACCTGGTGCTCGAGCGCGTCCCTCGCCTTTTCACTCAAATTCGGCCCGTAGATTGGTGCGCCGTCATCATCGAAGCTGACCAGACCTTTATCGAAAGCGGCATCCCAGAGCGAGGACAGCAACAAACCATTATAGGTGTTCAAACGCTCCGCATCGGTCTCGCAATCAGCCCAGGGGCGAATATGAGAGGCGCGGAGAAGCGCCGGATCGCTAATGCCGGTCAGCGGGCATGTACCATCCCAGTAGTCAATTAGGGCGCTTCGAAACTTCTCTTGTCCCACGCGCTGGACCAGGAGGCGTTCGGCCTCTGTATTGCGTGGCAAGTCGCGGATAGCACCTTCAAAGTCGTGTAAAGGGCCATCGGGTAGAGATGCTGAGAGCTGATAAATCCGCTCTAAAGCCTCGTAGTAAGTTTTTAGAGAGCTGAATTTGTATCGGGCGAGCCCAGGGCCGGAGATTGGATCTGGATCGACCTCCAGCTCGGGAACAACGCCAGCGTGGTCAAGGCCGACATACCATGGCCCCTGATCCCCAGCGCCGGTTAGGAAGAGTGTTCCGGAAGCGGAGCTAGATTTGAACTTCAGCCAGCCATCGGCCTCGCCATCAGTCACTCGAAACCCGTTTGCCGTGGCGGCTTTATTTAGTTCAGTTCTGACAACGAAACCAAGAGAAGCAGAGGTCAATTGCCTAGCTCTTCGATTGCCGAGGCATTATGACATAAGCTTGGATCGGCTGGAGGCGGCGCGAGAGGCGTCTCGTAGATCGTCCCAGATTTTCTAGCCTCCGCTATAGCGTCATAGGTTGTCATCACAAGCCGCTTGGTGAGGAATTCACCGTGGTCTCGCTCTTCGTACTTCCTAAGCACTTTAAATGAATTCAGCAGCCAATCTACCTGCTCTCTATTAAGCTCATACAAGTGCAGCAATGCTGCATCTATCTCTGCTTGGATAATTCTTCGGCGATCCGACAGCCATTTGAATGGGCCGCCTCGGTGCCCCAAGTCCCTTGCGAAGCTCGTAAGTTCAATTGAAGTGTAACATAACTCCAGAACACGGCTGGAAATCCAGTCGATAATCGATCCATTTATCCAAACTAGTTCGCCGGATAACTGATCCGGTGTAAGTGTTGGTACTTGCTCCAAAACATAAAATTTTACGTTACTAGCCTTTTGTCTAGTCGAGTAGTCCGCAACTAATGAACTCATTATTGCAACTAGTGTCGCATAATTCTTAGATGACTGCTTAGATAGCAGTAATGGTGATTTGTCATTAGCTGCTGTCTTTGGAAGGATGGTCCCAACTAAAGTTCGTTCAGATGGGCCAACGTCACGCCATACAAAAAACCACGAAAAGGAGTGATCATCACCCAATAACATATCAGTATTTTTTGCGTCGACCCAGTAACGTGGTTGAATTCTATATAGTGGGTCTTTGTGCTGAAGTTCGGAAACGCGGGGCAAAACACCTTTATTTGATTGTTTTATAGTTTGGTTTTCATATGTACCGTAGCGATGGTCGAAATGCCAAACCATCTTTCCCTCATATAATGGGTATAACCTTCTTCCGTCACCGAAGACTGCGCAAGCTCCATCGAACTCGCAATGGTCGTGATCTAGCGACCCATGGTCGATAAAATTTTCGGATGCTCCCGACATGTGAAAAAGAGTAGTTAACTTGACGGCCCAGGGATTAGAGAAAATTTTATCATCACGTCTTGCAAGTAACGGCGGTGCTCCGCTGTGTATTGTTGCCGAAACTTCGGCATCTTTGGACCATCGAAAAGTCGGCAGGTTTAGTGTGTTCGGATTGATAGCTCTGATTTCATCAATAGTAAGGATATAACGCTTCGCCGGATCGGCAATCTCACTCGGCTGCCGGATGTGCGCAGTAAACCAAGGTTGTTCGACGAGGAAATCGCGGCCCCCAAAAGTTAAAAGCCCAAATTTCGTTTCATTGTGCACATCTTTAAAAAGCTTGTCCTCATTCTCGAAACCGAAAAACGAGATCAGGCGCTTCTGAGACAGCAACTCTCTGAGAAACTCTCTGTAGGTGAAGCCGACAACAAGCCCGTTCGGAATTATTATTCCCGCGCGACCGCGTGCCGCAATTAGCTGCCAAGCTAGGTCGGTAAAGACGGCGTAAGTGTTTACATCTCCGACGCCGCCAAGCGGAAAGCGACCAGAATTTCGTAAGAAATGGCTTTCAACAGCGGCTTGTCTCAGTGCCTCTTGCCATTCTCGGGCGAGGCGAGGGTTAGTATCATTCAAGGCATCGATTAGCCTAGTTCTTGCTGCTTTGTTTTTGGCAGTCGCGATCAATTGATCACGTAGCGCGAAGAACTCCTGCTCTTGTAGCTTCACTCTTTCCCAGGGAGGGTTTCCAAGAACTACATCGAAGCCACCGGTAGCCATGATGTCTGGAAATTCCAGTGGCCAGTGGAACGCTCTTGCAT
Proteins encoded in this window:
- a CDS encoding HNH endonuclease is translated as MTSASLGFVVRTELNKAATANGFRVTDGEADGWLKFKSSSASGTLFLTGAGDQGPWYVGLDHAGVVPELEVDPDPISGPGLARYKFSSLKTYYEALERIYQLSASLPDGPLHDFEGAIRDLPRNTEAERLLVQRVGQEKFRSALIDYWDGTCPLTGISDPALLRASHIRPWADCETDAERLNTYNGLLLSSLWDAAFDKGLVSFDDDGAPIYGPNLSEKARDALEHQVQQCIPIRDAHRERLAYHRQHVFQEED
- a CDS encoding site-specific integrase, producing MKKVEGFPRLYERAGRYVFRAAIPMHLREAVGLSEFKRTLGTDSLKEAKRAWAQIDAEFEQVKANAQSSLKGVYAARPSITKQALHISDIEALVSDWHAFRRGAEFEVLRGLSRSDRTGQQRLDAIREEMEGYADLRHWKLRQSASDVIDHLCDKHNFEKPKEGGAIWNRFADRIMEARVDVSRRVLARMNDDFSSHPANADVSFVEEQPGHPHLNPGSNGGDVAADALLLGEQIASYVNDRGRSVSDATRRANRGRLRVLAEYFGKGTDIRSITQRQMEAFRDTLLDLPRDPFRSLPDTPVAEMPAVAKARGLPIADRNNARMTMETASSFLRRFVQRGLLARDPCVGLTIKKDPRAPRKRRSFTAGELQSLFDATPYSIQSDAEQLFDGAYWVPLIALLSGMRLAEICQLWTDDIAAIDGIMAIRVKHDPDRGQRLKTNGSERIIPVHSELARLGLDRWATHRTADGPERLFPDIPISKSGSASDVFSKRFSYRMKRLGLTGRGLVFHSFRHTFVDAMRNCGLDDATQKTIGGWAAKDVHSQYGSGPNVGHLKKAIDKVRFKDAHHDLTLQSLPVFDQN